A genome region from Fervidobacterium changbaicum includes the following:
- a CDS encoding HD domain-containing phosphohydrolase, with product MRVVEAPTWLCGYRYNGVLVGRMSKNKVNYKNIEFYVLGDYSYSFLKKLADMVQQGVRINPADFRDQVVYIAAKLNSNLRLNELLKDIQQEICTIVNAQAASILMYESDHLRFLVTVGKASGKIESIPVPMESIAGKIFLEGRALVFNDLETNPVHFKGVDKAAKFKTENIVGSPIWVEDQKIGVIEVLNKDGGFTQEDAEIVELFAKLIGRKLLSTWRYEKFSESFKKILLAIATAIDKRDNYTHQHSKNVARISVEIGRRMGLNQQELEKLEFSAILHDVGKIGIPDSILLKPGKLTDEEYRIIKNHTVYGAEILSQVKYVDQAILSGALEHHERLDGSGYPNGKKGEEISLFGRIIGIADVYDALSSKRTYKEAWDYSEVLKIIESDVEKGKFSMDIFEKLIETVKELSEN from the coding sequence ATGAGGGTAGTTGAAGCCCCTACTTGGTTGTGTGGGTATAGATACAACGGGGTATTGGTTGGAAGGATGTCTAAGAACAAGGTCAACTACAAAAACATCGAATTTTATGTCCTCGGTGATTATTCTTACAGCTTCTTAAAAAAACTTGCAGATATGGTGCAGCAAGGAGTTCGAATTAACCCCGCAGATTTCAGAGACCAAGTTGTTTACATTGCTGCCAAACTCAATAGCAACCTGAGGTTAAACGAACTCTTAAAAGATATCCAACAGGAGATATGTACGATAGTAAATGCACAAGCCGCATCTATCCTTATGTACGAATCGGATCATTTGCGTTTCCTCGTGACTGTAGGAAAAGCAAGCGGTAAGATCGAAAGTATCCCCGTACCAATGGAATCGATCGCTGGTAAGATTTTTCTTGAAGGTAGAGCACTTGTTTTTAACGATTTAGAGACAAACCCCGTTCATTTCAAGGGTGTTGATAAAGCGGCGAAGTTTAAAACGGAGAATATAGTTGGTTCACCGATATGGGTGGAGGATCAAAAAATCGGGGTTATTGAGGTGTTGAATAAAGATGGAGGTTTTACTCAGGAAGATGCTGAAATCGTAGAACTTTTTGCAAAACTAATTGGCCGTAAGCTTTTGAGTACTTGGAGGTACGAGAAGTTTTCAGAATCATTTAAAAAGATACTTTTGGCAATTGCAACGGCTATTGATAAGCGAGATAATTACACGCACCAACATTCAAAAAACGTGGCAAGGATATCTGTGGAGATTGGCAGAAGGATGGGACTGAATCAACAAGAGTTGGAAAAGCTTGAATTCTCAGCGATATTACACGATGTCGGGAAGATAGGTATTCCCGACAGTATCTTACTGAAACCTGGAAAGCTCACTGATGAAGAGTACAGGATAATTAAGAACCACACTGTTTACGGTGCAGAGATTTTGTCCCAAGTGAAGTACGTCGACCAAGCAATACTCAGCGGTGCGCTTGAGCATCATGAACGCCTTGATGGAAGTGGTTATCCCAATGGGAAGAAGGGAGAAGAGATTTCTCTGTTCGGCAGGATCATAGGCATAGCCGATGTCTACGATGCACTCTCTTCAAAAAGAACGTACAAAGAAGCCTGGGACTACAGTGAAGTTCTCAAGATTATCGAATCCGATGTGGAAAAAGGAAAATTCTCAATGGATATATTTGAAAAACTAATAGAAACAGTTAAAGAACTCAGCGAAAACTAA
- a CDS encoding FecR family protein codes for MTKEYKVLTVAILGILAILTVSALADIKVTVENNIVVVGGKLPITVEVTGNDGKPAQFNLKAKLNLGGFDKPDVLTKGLSGSGKLVLNYLAPKKSADVKITFTAETSDKGVFTQEVSIRVVEKDEAEFNEQLKALIDSFRGSVAIKKFNKKAWESITKDTVIQEGDEVLTLEKSYVVVKFPDGSMTKITENTQVLFEKLRKSKEGKILVSIVIQKGGTYNIVQKMMAGSSFEVKTGSVTAGVRGTEFGVENIDDKPVIKVWSGEVFAFFGDDFVVPVFAGQTLVYQLGTELVQDISQLFDTTTLEPLKEAMPEIEKIFEQPIEEQVEPSTTEKTQQPQPQPQPQPQPKAYIPPLSVETAVKNNQKYIVYSISPEFSIGPVTLGIGLTAYATEVGGTLYFGIPSENPSTNIINMITINHVALNLGNFYLRYGNMPPISLGMGFSVRDYFKPYAKSFDTKVIFGSFGLYLHIPYELSKLWLPEIVQSDSVFAGEIEIKGAIAGMDLGAAVLYDTDVSTKNTLETTDDTPINLSLSAFLRYPILSNLYFGFEVGSQWLSDMSQFGIGAFAGLSGKIGFVDVIGGGYATMNGFRPFHFGRVYTVQKSKNELQTLGNNETSFGFLAGLSFYHDIAIGRFYIYGDFSGDMDALGEFRITIPQIGAVAGLFIYGYYFDQTPFVSGEFFDSDTIAFLRITYPIMERNLVAGIVYNWDGTKWVQSVYIGSEISW; via the coding sequence ATGACTAAAGAGTACAAAGTTCTTACGGTGGCAATTCTAGGAATTCTGGCAATCCTCACCGTCTCGGCGTTAGCTGACATCAAAGTGACCGTGGAAAACAACATCGTTGTTGTTGGTGGAAAGCTGCCAATCACCGTGGAGGTGACTGGCAACGACGGTAAACCTGCGCAGTTCAATTTAAAAGCAAAATTGAACCTGGGCGGGTTTGACAAACCAGATGTACTAACTAAAGGATTGAGTGGAAGTGGGAAGCTCGTGTTGAACTATTTAGCTCCAAAGAAGTCAGCCGATGTCAAAATCACATTCACAGCGGAAACTTCGGACAAAGGTGTGTTCACTCAAGAAGTTTCCATTAGAGTAGTGGAGAAAGATGAGGCAGAGTTCAATGAACAACTCAAAGCACTCATAGATTCTTTCAGAGGGAGCGTCGCAATTAAGAAGTTCAACAAGAAGGCCTGGGAATCGATAACAAAAGACACCGTAATCCAAGAAGGCGACGAGGTTCTAACACTGGAAAAGTCCTACGTCGTTGTCAAATTTCCCGATGGTTCGATGACAAAGATCACCGAGAACACGCAAGTGCTTTTTGAAAAGCTCAGGAAGTCGAAAGAAGGAAAGATTCTCGTGTCAATAGTTATTCAAAAGGGCGGAACGTACAACATTGTTCAGAAGATGATGGCAGGTTCTTCATTTGAAGTTAAGACAGGCAGTGTTACAGCAGGTGTTAGGGGAACTGAATTTGGTGTTGAAAATATCGATGATAAGCCGGTTATAAAGGTATGGAGCGGAGAGGTCTTCGCATTCTTTGGAGATGATTTCGTCGTTCCAGTCTTTGCAGGGCAAACGCTTGTTTATCAACTTGGAACCGAACTTGTACAAGACATTTCTCAGCTATTTGATACTACTACACTCGAACCTCTAAAAGAAGCAATGCCGGAGATTGAAAAGATATTTGAACAACCTATCGAAGAACAAGTGGAACCATCAACAACCGAAAAAACTCAGCAACCTCAACCTCAACCACAGCCACAACCTCAACCAAAAGCATACATACCACCGCTCAGCGTTGAGACAGCTGTTAAAAACAACCAAAAATACATCGTCTACAGCATTTCTCCAGAATTTTCGATAGGCCCTGTTACATTAGGAATAGGTTTGACCGCTTACGCAACGGAAGTTGGAGGAACACTGTACTTTGGTATTCCATCGGAGAATCCAAGTACGAACATTATTAATATGATAACAATAAACCACGTGGCACTGAACCTTGGGAATTTCTACTTGAGGTACGGAAATATGCCTCCGATTTCCTTAGGTATGGGCTTTTCGGTGAGAGATTACTTCAAACCGTACGCTAAGTCTTTTGATACAAAGGTAATCTTTGGTAGCTTCGGTTTGTATCTGCACATCCCTTACGAACTCTCAAAGTTGTGGTTGCCGGAAATCGTCCAGTCTGATTCTGTCTTTGCAGGGGAAATAGAAATAAAAGGGGCAATTGCCGGTATGGATTTGGGGGCTGCGGTGCTCTATGACACCGATGTAAGCACAAAAAATACGCTAGAAACAACAGATGACACTCCAATCAATTTGTCGCTGTCAGCGTTCTTGAGGTATCCTATACTAAGCAATTTGTACTTTGGATTTGAGGTTGGTTCACAGTGGTTATCGGATATGTCCCAGTTTGGAATCGGAGCATTTGCAGGGTTGAGCGGTAAGATAGGGTTCGTGGATGTCATCGGTGGAGGATACGCTACTATGAACGGTTTTAGACCGTTCCACTTCGGAAGGGTTTATACCGTCCAAAAATCGAAGAATGAACTGCAGACTCTGGGTAATAATGAAACATCCTTTGGATTTTTGGCAGGTTTAAGTTTCTACCACGACATCGCTATCGGCAGATTTTACATATACGGTGACTTTAGTGGTGATATGGATGCACTCGGCGAGTTTAGGATAACAATACCACAGATAGGTGCTGTAGCAGGATTGTTTATTTACGGCTATTACTTTGACCAAACACCATTCGTTAGCGGTGAATTTTTCGATAGCGATACGATAGCATTCTTGAGAATCACTTATCCTATAATGGAACGCAATCTGGTCGCAGGTATCGTGTATAACTGGGACGGTACAAAGTGGGTGCAGAGTGTTTACATAGGCAGCGAGATAAGTTGGTAA
- a CDS encoding DUF3307 domain-containing protein, with protein sequence MSLRDIFPYLFLGHLFGDYVLQTSYIAAHKSKSLKVLGFHIFLVFASQLMFIVGKNFSIQVLGLICLLTVLHFLIDFLKFSCKNKFCTTWYYYLIDQSFHMLSLVFVGSLMTPVEPYLPRTVAVVLSVMIFNGYFVSILVHLLTSNGMYKRDYIGYVLRMAAPAIYIINPFLLVIYAVFCLIPVVKIKRRGSMFNVLNYILTIFSTIILMGVML encoded by the coding sequence GTGAGTTTACGTGACATCTTTCCCTATCTGTTCTTGGGTCACCTTTTCGGAGATTACGTGCTGCAAACAAGTTACATTGCAGCTCACAAATCGAAGAGTTTAAAAGTGCTGGGCTTTCATATCTTTCTAGTCTTTGCTTCTCAACTTATGTTCATTGTAGGGAAGAACTTCAGCATTCAAGTTCTTGGTCTTATATGTCTCTTAACTGTTCTCCATTTTCTGATAGACTTTCTGAAGTTCTCCTGCAAAAATAAGTTTTGCACTACTTGGTATTATTATTTGATTGATCAATCTTTTCACATGCTGTCTTTAGTCTTCGTCGGTTCACTTATGACACCAGTTGAGCCGTACCTTCCAAGAACGGTAGCAGTTGTTTTATCGGTAATGATATTCAACGGTTATTTTGTAAGCATCCTCGTGCATCTTCTGACATCGAACGGAATGTACAAAAGGGACTACATCGGATATGTGTTACGAATGGCAGCACCCGCAATATACATAATTAATCCTTTTTTGCTTGTTATCTATGCGGTGTTCTGTCTTATTCCAGTGGTGAAAATCAAAAGGAGAGGGTCAATGTTTAATGTTCTGAATTACATTTTAACAATTTTTTCTACGATAATACTTATGGGGGTGATGTTATGA
- a CDS encoding HD-GYP domain-containing protein — protein sequence MRNFDDLTVELNNTKYILRKNGTFEIFGSLPTQDDVYELAMNYGLPINERLFDMTYELLKIENLGDVKEIVENFFKAKLGKDVVVTYSENPSQLTIQNDLLVMPILSKNSGNLGTIILQGKFTLDEVLALLAFYDSLVSIIEGMIINYRLEQLLKSALDTLFVALNKRVRLSEKDLAKMENIALKIAKFEGLSQDEVRLALKIANVGFVGLKDELFEKILSGNFTEQEYVEYLKHVDLGYEILREMDVPMFVLEACLYHHEYIDGTGIKGLRGEEIPKFALAVGFAEHIVILKWGRSKLQGKYPENYIALIFSGSDAP from the coding sequence TTGAGGAACTTCGATGATTTAACAGTTGAGCTTAACAATACGAAGTATATCCTGAGAAAAAATGGAACTTTTGAAATTTTCGGTAGTCTTCCTACGCAAGATGATGTATACGAATTGGCGATGAACTATGGACTTCCAATAAATGAAAGATTATTCGATATGACATACGAATTGCTGAAAATAGAGAATCTCGGTGATGTGAAAGAGATAGTGGAAAATTTTTTTAAAGCAAAACTTGGCAAGGACGTTGTCGTGACATACTCGGAGAATCCTTCGCAACTAACTATTCAAAATGATCTTTTAGTTATGCCTATCTTGAGTAAGAATTCAGGTAATTTAGGAACGATAATCTTGCAAGGTAAGTTCACGCTCGATGAAGTACTGGCTCTTTTAGCATTCTATGATTCTCTTGTTTCAATTATTGAGGGAATGATAATCAATTACAGATTGGAACAATTATTGAAAAGCGCACTGGATACTCTGTTTGTTGCTTTGAATAAACGTGTACGATTAAGTGAGAAAGACTTAGCTAAAATGGAAAATATCGCCCTCAAGATAGCAAAATTCGAAGGTCTAAGCCAAGACGAAGTTCGTCTTGCACTGAAGATAGCCAACGTTGGATTTGTCGGGTTGAAGGATGAGCTTTTTGAGAAAATTCTATCAGGGAATTTCACTGAACAAGAATACGTAGAATATCTAAAGCATGTAGACTTAGGCTACGAAATTCTCAGAGAGATGGATGTTCCAATGTTCGTGCTTGAAGCTTGTTTGTATCACCACGAGTACATCGACGGAACCGGAATAAAGGGACTGAGAGGTGAAGAAATCCCAAAGTTCGCGCTGGCTGTTGGTTTCGCCGAGCACATAGTTATATTGAAATGGGGGCGTTCAAAGTTGCAGGGTAAGTACCCAGAAAACTACATAGCGTTAATATTTAGTGGGAGTGACGCACCGTGA
- a CDS encoding CHASE2 domain-containing protein: MKKIHILNIALTFFMIWAIMFKFEMTEVLDLKISDLFYKMRGAAGISPHVVVVGIDEYSLSTLEVEGDTWPWNRDVYGKLLQKVFEDGAKVVAFDVSFTEPMDENTDAYFASTLLMYGNVVLGTYLINEKETYELFNKKLRERIEQNRTYLDYAYKMINFRELLLMKPFTVYKIRPVYEPFAMAAYSATYEIGTLDADGIVRRMPLLIVEEWARENGISSGILPHMNVIACAIYLGAKPEEVLLDFSKRVVILNGKEVPFDNSGYMHLWYYGKSSNIFKEIPFYDVITGRFERGTFKDKVVLVGYTATAKGLYDLRITPFSNEEAGVFVHATAIENILRSDFLKLPSPFYNSLLVIALMTLLGVLSNFKRKLINVVIPSIPILFIAISYVLFLNRIYVTTFYPVLGYIVVGSVKLVGDFLSESAEKRKMKEFLYRYVPDKVAEELITRGELKLGGETRNVVVLFSDIKGFTSRSERMKPEEVVAFLNIYLTRMSEIIRYKYDGTIDKFIGDAIMAIFGAPISYENDIERALSCALDMRNALKELNKEYGFSLDSGIGIHYGPAIVGNIGAPFRMDYTCIGDTVNTASRIEHLTREVDAEVIVSEEIVRRTDRFLFEYLGEFAVKGKSEKLKLYKLIGKKVEENVKDGGKQVEELR; this comes from the coding sequence ATGAAAAAGATACATATTCTGAATATAGCGCTGACATTCTTCATGATTTGGGCCATCATGTTCAAATTCGAAATGACGGAAGTTCTGGACCTCAAGATTTCAGATTTGTTTTACAAAATGCGTGGTGCAGCTGGTATTTCACCCCATGTTGTGGTTGTTGGAATCGATGAATATTCACTTAGCACTCTGGAGGTAGAAGGAGATACATGGCCTTGGAACCGCGATGTTTACGGAAAGTTGCTCCAAAAAGTTTTTGAAGATGGTGCAAAAGTTGTAGCATTCGATGTTTCTTTCACAGAACCTATGGATGAAAATACAGATGCTTATTTCGCAAGTACTCTACTCATGTATGGTAATGTGGTGCTCGGTACGTATTTGATAAATGAAAAAGAAACTTACGAACTTTTCAACAAAAAGCTGAGAGAGAGAATAGAGCAGAACAGAACGTACCTTGATTATGCCTACAAGATGATTAATTTTAGAGAACTTTTGCTCATGAAACCTTTCACAGTTTACAAAATACGCCCCGTGTACGAGCCTTTTGCTATGGCAGCTTACAGCGCCACGTACGAGATCGGAACACTCGATGCTGATGGAATAGTTAGAAGGATGCCACTGTTGATCGTTGAAGAATGGGCAAGGGAGAATGGGATTTCTTCGGGTATTCTACCACATATGAACGTTATAGCCTGTGCTATATACCTCGGAGCAAAACCCGAAGAAGTGTTGCTGGATTTTTCTAAACGCGTTGTAATATTAAATGGGAAAGAGGTGCCTTTTGATAATTCTGGATACATGCACCTTTGGTATTACGGTAAGTCTTCAAATATTTTCAAGGAAATCCCGTTCTATGATGTAATAACTGGAAGATTCGAAAGAGGAACGTTCAAAGACAAAGTCGTGTTGGTGGGTTACACTGCAACCGCTAAAGGACTTTATGATTTGAGGATAACACCGTTTTCCAACGAGGAAGCAGGTGTTTTTGTCCATGCAACGGCTATTGAAAATATACTGAGGAGTGATTTTCTAAAACTACCTTCACCTTTTTACAATAGTCTATTGGTAATTGCTTTGATGACTTTGCTCGGAGTTCTATCGAACTTCAAAAGGAAACTTATTAATGTCGTAATCCCGTCGATACCTATTCTTTTTATCGCTATTTCATATGTTCTATTTTTGAACCGTATTTATGTTACTACGTTCTACCCGGTGCTCGGATACATTGTGGTCGGTTCGGTTAAGTTAGTTGGCGATTTTTTGTCGGAAAGTGCTGAGAAAAGGAAGATGAAAGAGTTCCTTTACAGGTACGTTCCAGATAAAGTTGCCGAAGAATTAATAACTAGAGGAGAGCTTAAGCTTGGAGGAGAAACGAGAAATGTTGTTGTTTTGTTTTCAGATATAAAGGGATTTACGAGCAGGTCGGAACGTATGAAACCAGAGGAAGTGGTTGCATTTCTCAACATTTATCTGACAAGAATGAGCGAGATTATCCGATACAAGTACGACGGGACGATCGATAAATTTATAGGGGATGCGATAATGGCTATCTTTGGGGCTCCGATTTCTTACGAAAATGATATTGAACGCGCACTTTCTTGTGCACTTGATATGAGAAATGCTTTGAAAGAGCTGAACAAAGAATACGGATTCAGCCTTGATAGTGGAATCGGCATACATTATGGACCAGCAATTGTTGGGAATATTGGAGCACCTTTTAGGATGGACTACACGTGCATCGGAGATACAGTAAACACAGCTTCAAGAATCGAACACCTCACACGAGAAGTCGATGCTGAGGTTATAGTATCAGAGGAAATTGTACGGCGTACGGATAGATTTTTATTTGAATATCTCGGTGAGTTTGCTGTTAAAGGGAAAAGTGAAAAGCTGAAATTGTACAAGTTGATCGGTAAAAAGGTAGAGGAAAATGTTAAAGATGGGGGGAAACAAGTTGAGGAACTTCGATGA
- a CDS encoding secondary thiamine-phosphate synthase enzyme YjbQ, producing MKSYTEYLWFNTSKKRELVYITDKIQEIVEKSGIKEGFCLVSAMHITAGIIVNDNESGLHQDIWEWLEKLAPAGNYKHHWTGETNGDAHLKRILTHHQVVLPVTNGKLDLGPWEEIFYAEYDGQRRKRVVVKVIGE from the coding sequence ATGAAAAGCTACACTGAATACCTTTGGTTCAACACAAGCAAGAAGAGGGAACTCGTTTACATAACAGATAAGATACAAGAAATTGTAGAAAAAAGTGGCATCAAGGAAGGTTTCTGCCTTGTGTCAGCGATGCATATAACCGCTGGGATAATCGTGAACGACAACGAATCCGGTCTGCATCAAGACATCTGGGAATGGCTTGAGAAACTTGCACCGGCGGGTAATTACAAACACCACTGGACTGGAGAAACAAACGGTGACGCACACTTAAAGCGCATCTTAACCCATCACCAAGTTGTACTTCCGGTTACAAACGGAAAACTTGACCTGGGCCCTTGGGAAGAGATATTCTATGCAGAGTATGACGGACAAAGAAGAAAAAGAGTCGTGGTCAAAGTCATTGGAGAATAG
- a CDS encoding sigma-54 interaction domain-containing protein: protein MERIYKIVLDSIIEGIIIVDKDAKVLYVNKNAQKLLNLPSDIVGKRVDEVVKNTRLHIVVQTGIPEIDQVQHTENAVIITSRIPIKDENGRILGAVAVFRDITSIRKLAEEITNLKEIEAQLKAIIDSTNDAISVADENGIVRLVNKAYTKITGYSPEDVIGKPATVDIAEGESIHMLIAKLRQPIYNARLKVGPAKKEVIVNATPLFVKGKFKGSVAVVHDVSEILKLTNELEEVKRLIRHMRAQYTFDDIIGESRLIQIAKEQAKKVAQTPATVLLRGESGTGKELFAHAIHNASPRRNKPFVSVNCAAIPETILESELFGYEEGSFTGALHGGKKGLVEEADGGTLFLDEVGKLPLSLQPKLLRFIETKEFVPVGGRNVRKVDVRIIAATNMELEKMVRNGEFLPDLYFRLNVFPIYLPALKDRKEDIPKLAIHIVKKLNQQYGRMVEGISPGVIKYIVSRDWPGNVRELENFLGRVMINMGPEERYIDLKHLPDDSGAKAEKKEAEFTDLGEKPLKDMVEEYEKKVITAALKQSGGDKVKAAKMLDISVRTLYYKMERYGIED from the coding sequence ATGGAAAGGATCTATAAGATAGTTCTTGATTCAATTATCGAGGGAATAATCATCGTCGATAAAGACGCCAAAGTGCTTTATGTAAACAAAAACGCGCAAAAACTTTTGAATTTGCCCTCGGACATTGTCGGGAAAAGAGTCGATGAGGTTGTTAAAAACACCCGTTTACACATCGTTGTCCAGACTGGAATCCCCGAAATCGACCAAGTCCAACACACCGAGAATGCAGTAATCATCACCTCAAGAATACCAATCAAAGATGAAAATGGAAGAATCTTAGGTGCCGTTGCGGTCTTTAGGGATATAACAAGTATAAGAAAACTTGCTGAAGAAATTACCAACTTAAAGGAAATCGAAGCTCAGCTCAAAGCAATAATTGACTCTACAAATGATGCGATAAGCGTTGCCGATGAGAACGGTATAGTAAGACTCGTTAACAAAGCTTATACAAAGATCACAGGTTACTCACCCGAAGATGTCATAGGCAAGCCTGCAACGGTTGACATTGCCGAAGGTGAGAGCATACACATGCTCATCGCAAAACTCAGACAACCGATCTACAACGCTCGACTAAAGGTTGGACCAGCGAAGAAAGAGGTTATCGTGAACGCTACCCCGTTGTTTGTGAAGGGCAAATTCAAAGGTAGCGTTGCGGTGGTTCACGACGTTTCCGAAATTTTGAAACTAACCAACGAACTTGAAGAAGTAAAAAGGTTGATCAGGCACATGCGAGCTCAGTACACCTTTGATGACATCATTGGGGAAAGCAGGCTCATACAAATTGCGAAAGAGCAGGCAAAAAAGGTTGCGCAAACTCCGGCGACCGTTTTACTCAGAGGGGAAAGTGGCACAGGTAAGGAATTGTTCGCACATGCAATTCACAACGCAAGCCCGAGGAGAAACAAGCCGTTTGTCAGTGTGAACTGCGCAGCGATACCGGAAACAATTTTGGAATCCGAATTGTTTGGTTACGAGGAAGGCTCTTTCACAGGCGCACTCCACGGTGGTAAAAAGGGGCTTGTTGAAGAGGCAGACGGTGGCACTTTGTTCCTTGACGAAGTTGGGAAACTTCCACTTTCTTTGCAGCCCAAGTTGTTGAGGTTCATCGAAACAAAAGAGTTTGTTCCTGTCGGCGGGAGAAACGTCAGAAAAGTTGATGTAAGGATTATAGCGGCAACGAACATGGAACTTGAGAAGATGGTGAGAAACGGCGAGTTTTTACCAGACCTATACTTTAGGCTCAACGTCTTTCCGATATATTTACCAGCCTTAAAAGATAGAAAAGAAGACATTCCGAAATTGGCAATTCATATAGTCAAAAAACTCAATCAACAATACGGCAGGATGGTGGAAGGTATCAGTCCTGGGGTTATCAAATACATAGTTTCAAGAGATTGGCCAGGGAACGTAAGAGAACTTGAGAACTTCCTTGGTAGAGTCATGATAAACATGGGACCAGAGGAAAGGTACATCGACTTAAAACACCTTCCGGATGACAGCGGCGCGAAAGCGGAGAAGAAAGAAGCAGAATTTACCGATTTGGGCGAAAAACCGCTGAAAGATATGGTTGAAGAGTACGAAAAAAAGGTCATCACTGCGGCGTTAAAACAATCCGGCGGTGACAAAGTCAAAGCGGCAAAGATGCTTGATATCAGTGTCAGGACGTTGTACTACAAAATGGAACGGTACGGAATAGAAGACTGA
- a CDS encoding MFS transporter: MENLYPMLVIFSYSLVLNSMPPLLSSFRELFDISIAVSSLLPFFSLAGTVISNIFTGLYLGRLGIKRALLIGYTLTITGSLIVAFSGNYLLSMLGLFVFGLSTGFGFTSSTTLLAQAKNANFGFFHGAYGLGGVIAPLCITWATKYLGDFRNVYLIYTILFLTLGIYTILKHFPALHNQQGGFSLRGIVDAFKDGNFSTFLLLLIFYSSVEIGVITWAGTIMKERILSTYMAYALFWVTFTVSRFITNTIQKAIPNLLRTNVLILVFTIALLFIFRNPLFFVFSGFFFGPLFPYVQKCALGKIQKDHVTLFNGATYAFTSLGGSVVSMLLGVIIEKNISFSLVVPLIILLGMGYISFKTAKVR, from the coding sequence TTGGAGAACCTTTATCCCATGCTCGTGATATTCTCTTATTCGCTTGTTTTAAACTCGATGCCGCCACTACTGAGTTCTTTTAGAGAACTGTTCGATATATCAATAGCTGTCTCTTCGCTTCTACCGTTCTTTTCACTTGCAGGAACGGTCATTTCGAATATCTTCACTGGGCTCTACCTTGGAAGGCTGGGAATTAAGCGTGCCTTACTTATCGGCTACACATTGACGATTACAGGTTCTTTGATAGTTGCGTTCTCAGGTAATTATTTACTTTCCATGCTCGGTTTGTTCGTATTCGGCCTTTCAACGGGATTTGGTTTCACAAGTTCCACAACACTTCTTGCGCAAGCCAAGAATGCGAACTTTGGCTTTTTTCATGGTGCGTACGGACTTGGAGGAGTGATTGCACCCCTTTGCATAACGTGGGCAACAAAATACCTTGGTGATTTCAGGAACGTGTATTTGATATATACTATTCTGTTCTTAACCCTTGGAATATACACAATTTTGAAACACTTCCCGGCTTTACACAACCAGCAAGGTGGGTTCTCATTGAGGGGCATAGTGGATGCGTTCAAGGACGGCAATTTTTCAACGTTCTTGCTGCTTCTTATATTTTACTCATCCGTTGAAATAGGTGTCATCACTTGGGCTGGAACGATAATGAAAGAGCGCATATTGTCAACGTACATGGCGTACGCCCTATTTTGGGTGACATTCACGGTGAGTAGGTTTATAACAAATACTATCCAGAAGGCTATCCCCAATTTATTGCGAACAAATGTGCTGATTTTAGTCTTCACTATAGCGCTGTTATTTATTTTTAGAAATCCACTTTTCTTCGTCTTTTCGGGCTTTTTCTTTGGACCACTTTTCCCTTACGTGCAAAAATGCGCACTTGGGAAAATTCAAAAAGACCACGTTACGCTCTTCAACGGTGCAACGTACGCGTTCACCTCACTTGGAGGTAGTGTAGTGAGCATGCTGTTGGGGGTAATCATAGAAAAGAACATATCTTTCTCACTCGTTGTACCGTTGATTATACTACTTGGCATGGGGTACATAAGCTTTAAAACAGCTAAAGTGCGATGA